The Chrysemys picta bellii isolate R12L10 chromosome 3, ASM1138683v2, whole genome shotgun sequence DNA window ATCATATATTAAATAAGACTGAACATGCAGTCCAAGCAAACGCAGGTTAAAAACTACAGGAACGGGGTCTAATTAACTAATAATTACAGTATAAACTTTCGAATGGAAATCCTCCAACAATGTCCTCTGATCTATTCACACATCCTTAAATACAGCTGACAAGTATGATTTGCTTTAGTGTTTCTTCCTTTCGTTGGATGTATTCCCCACCCGCTCCAgatcttaaaataaaaaacccagaAAAGCAAAGAGCACTCTTCTAAAAAGAAATGGGGTAATGCGTTCTGATTTAAAGAGTCACAAACCTTCTTCAGCATAGCTTCTCTTTAGAATGATTAATAAGTGCGTATGTGCTGGAACTTTATATTCTAGGGAAAtcaagcttttattttttaattagaaaaacagTTTATtgttaaatgttttaattttgtttttaatttgaaaaagcaCTTTGGTGTAACAGAACATTTCGCAGTTACTCGGCCCTCTTTTCCTTTGCTTCATCCCTTGTAGTCTTCTTTTTAAGACGCTTTGAGGGGTGCAGAAGAAATTACTACATTTCTAGATTATCACTGGTGATATTTTAACTTTAAAGAAAAGCAAACGACTGTTTTTTCAGTCCGTTTATTCCCTGGAATATTTTAGCCTAATGTTAATCttatgctttaaaataaatagacAGAGGTAAACAAACATAAAATCAATATATCGATTTTGCCCTTCACCAATAactcagcttaacttctgtattcAGACTCTAGTGAATAGCGTTTGTATATTTGTTTAATTAAGCGCCAGTTAATTCTTTTAGCCTGGTCAGTACAATTGCTCCAGCTTTCTTGGAAAGCAAGATCGAAGCTCAACAAATCCTGGTATTGTCCCTGTCTGCGGTTTCCCGTCTTATCACACAACTCCGCCAAGGACCGATGTGCTTAAAAACTATCCCGATCTCTTAGGCGCCCTGAACAGATGAAAACCTACTGTTAGTGGGGAGTTGTTACAGTATAGCAGGAGCTCGCCACACTCCgcaagcgccccccccccccccgccccggctggcCCTGACACTGTAATTGGCGCAGGTTACATTTCAAAAGCCAGGATGACAAGTTTCAGATTTCTGTCCACACAgggagccagcccagccccgccgccTGAGACAGCTTCACTCGCCCGCTGAACAGGCTCGACGCCCCTGAGCTTCagccacttctctctctctcgctgcatctctctccccccatcaCTTTCATCTGCTCCCATCGGCTTCCCACTTCGTTTCCCCTCATCTCTTctttcctctttccctctcttcCCGCCCTCAGAAAAAAGCaaacccttctcctcctcccctcggTTTGCCAGGCTGGCCATAAGGCTATTTCTGTTGTAAGCAGTTTATTTTCTTAAACTGATTCTGTGTGTCCAATCCAAAGCAGCCAGGTCTAGTGCCCCTGGGCTTCACGCAGGCAGCATTCGGCTGGCAACTGTCCACTACAATACGGACACAAAAGAGTTCAACCTGGCGGCGCTACAATCCCCAGCATGCTGAGTGACTCCCAGTTTGGACCAGATCTCCCTCCTGAAGAGAAAACGACTCGAAACAATGACTGTAGAACAATGATCTCAGgaaaacgggggtggggggtgggggagagacaatCACCAAACTTTTAAAATACACTTGAAATTATtatgaaaaacagatttttccaATGGTATATTTTGTAATAAATCTAGTCAAACCGCGTTCCCGGAATTAGCAAACCCTGTCTCTTGTAAATCCACAGCCTCCTCCAAATCCTTTTCAACACTTATTCCTGCCATCTTTGTCTCCCTAGTCCTTTAAAATGTCAGACACCCGACAAACACATTGTTCACCCAAGAAGCAGCTACTGGCCATCTCAACTCACCACCACCACGTCCTGGAAGGGAGGGGCAGTACGGGGGAAAGGCCCAGCCCAGACTGAAATCTCCCCAGAGATGAAATAATCCCCAACACCAGGATCCAGCTTCCCACAATAAAAATTCCTCAGATCACAGCAGCCTAAAAGCAGCAGAGTCACACGGGTTCAGGCGGGACCTGTGACTGCATTTTTTAAGCCTCCCTTCAAACTACCTGCAAAGGGGAAACAGATCCATTTGTGGTTTGGGGAGAAAAGAGGGGTGAGCTAATCCAGCATCACGTGCCAGGGGGTGAGACGGATCATGCATCGGAATGGAAAcaccgctgggggggggggtgtcaaatcCCCTTTCTAGTGCGTAAGTAGTGCCCGTGACCAAGCGAGCGGGGTCTGATCgctctggctctggccaggggagcggctAGCGCTCAGCTGCACTGAAGGAGGGGGCTGGCGGGCAGCGCACCTGGAAAGAGCGAGACACTCTCAGTTACCGACTGCACGGAGCGGCCCGCCTCAGGTTAGGCACGTGCCCCAGCGCAGCGCAGCCCCGGCCAGGCTGCCCAGCCCGGCACCCCCTGCCCCGCGCTCGCGGCACGCCGAGCTTTCCCACGCTCCGCCGCCGCTGGACCgccccccaggctccagccagggccgAGCCCGAACGGGGCGGGGCGAGGCCGTCACTCACTCGCCTTCTTCTCCAATGGGCGGTGCCCCCGCCCGAAGGGGCGCGGCTTCGGCAGGCGGTGGGCGGGGTCTGGGCGTTTGAGGCTGAGCGGCGGCGTGGGAAAGCGCCTTAGAAGCGCTGCGGGCTGCTGGCGCGTAGGGACTCCGCTGCGCTGCGAGCCACGCGTCGGTTCGGTGCTCGCTCCCCGTCCGTGGCAGGGGCTGTGCTGCCGCCGCCATGAAGCGGCCGTGCGAGGAAACTACCTCCGACAGCGACATGGACGAGACCATAGACGTGGGGAGCGAGAATAATTACTCGGGGTAAGGACCTAGGTGCGGGGGCTGCTGCACCCACTGGCTTGGAATGGTTCCCATCATATGGGGAGTTTGTCATTTGgtacaatggctctcagcaccccggGCGAGGGGCTGGTATGGTGCATCACccaggggctctgtgctgggggaggggggtggatgtCGGCTAATGCCCTGGTAGGAGGGGTCACACACGTGGGGGTTTGTGAGCTGGCAGCTCCAGCGTCCTATTTCTCAGGGCTTGTCCGgggattttttttctcagtggggggaagggggtgttcTGGTGTGGAGCATCCCGGCCCCTAGAACCAGCCTCTGGTCAGTGGGGAGTTGTGGAAAGACTGGGGTTGGGGGCTGTAGTTGATGTAAGAATTAAGAACCCTCCTACGATCTCATGTTGTTCGGAGCAGTGTGCTTACCTGAGCCCAAGCTGTCACACCCCTATAGGTGGATAGAAAGGGGCGGAGGCCAAGGTAGGCGTCAAGCTGACAATAAAGTGCAATAGATTCTTTTCACTACTGGTCTAATTATAAACACTTGAACAGTGAAAATGAAATGATAAAAGGGCTAATATTGAATTATAGAAATTAAATCAACTCAGTGTGTTTGGTCTGCTGCTGTGTGTTTTGAGGAATGACAGTCACCATCTGATTTAGACCGTGGTATTCTGTTTTAAGGATCTGTTTcaggatatatatttttttaatagctgAATGATCTGTACATGTGGAGTCATGAAATCATATGCTACCAACATCAAACATGAACAGGGACTCAatatctctatttaaaaaaagactaaTCAAGTTCTACTAGAAATTTTAGTGCCCAGGCAGGTCAATTTATAATTTAATCTAATTTGTATTCCCACAAATTTTTCCATGATTTATCTAAGGCTGTATATCGCCTATGAGATTCAAAATTATTTCCAAGATTTtggaacttaaaaaaagaaaaatgcactGTTTTAATGAATTAGTTATGATTACGTGTAGGGATTGTATTGAAAATATAACAATAGATATATCCTGAAAAGTGATCAGTATAAGTAATCTCAAATATCTCAGTACCTATAGGAAACTACTTTTGGAAAGTGATTATTCCAGTCACTGAGTGAACACTACAAGCACTCTCTCTTGTTCCCTGCGTAAAATGAGAATGAACTTTCCCAGAGTTTGCAAAGACCGGGCTGGATTTGAAAGTTGGAAGATATTGCCAATTTTGAGAAGCAGGTTCCAGAGTCCATTTGTGTCTGCAGATATGTGAAAAATCTCTCTCTATGTATCTTTGAAAGACCATAATGGTTTCTGTTCACTTCTGACAGAATGAAATGTATAACACTtgctggtggtggtagatttaaaaacaaacattttaaacttttttttttttctggagctgGACAAAGCAATGGAATTAGGACATATTTCCACTTATGTGGGTGGCTATTAGATACTGTTGCGATAGGCACCAATGTGAGAACCTAGACAGAGACACAATCTGTCGTTATGGCTGGTATATTAAAGCACCTTTCATCACAAGTGTAATCCAAGTATATGAATTTATCAtgttttctttattgaatttttttAGACTGAATATAATACTCAGGAAGTTGTCATGGTGGAAGCTAAATCAACTGAGCTGGTACCATGATGTGTCTTTGGGAGGGATACTTCTAACGAAGTTATCGGCCAGCCACTTCAAACACTATGCTAGGGTAGGGAGAAAGTGAAACCTCAGTAAGAAGGAAAGACTTAACCATGTTGTACAAAGCACCTCTTCCAAACATGTAGAACAACAAAGAAATAGCTGTGAATATTTAATGTGGAACACTAGGTATTTACAAGGCAATAGTGTCATGTTATGCAACACCTGACATACCTTTACTATTTCACAGGCAAAGTAGTGGGTCTGTGATTCGATCAAATTCCCCAACAACAACATCTCAGATTATGGccagaaaaaaaagaagaggggtatggatttttttttttttttaaatttcccatgTAATATTTGCATGTATCCTCTGATTTCTGTCCTTCATGGTTTTATAAActcgtttttgttttgtttttgggggaTAGATTATAGAGAAAAGGCGCCGTGATCGTATAAATAACAGTTTATCTGAGTTGAGGCGGCTTGTGCCAACTGCTTTTGAAAAACAAGTAAGCTTTTCTTATTTTATACCTGTGTCATCTGGCAGTGTTGGTTTTCTTATAAAGCTCATTCAAATAATATCGTATGTGTCCTGATCTGGCACACAGCAGGCATTTCAACAAAATGCTTTGTTGTGGCAAAACTATTAAAAACATAATCCACCGTAAAgctgaaaaacatttccattctTTGGCTTGTTTTTCCCTTAAGGGTCACAGTTTTCATGTTGTCTCTGTTCTTTCGATGAATTCCAGTAGTGGTTTTGTTAAAAAATGTGCTTTATtccatatacttaaaaaaaaaaattgtgggccAGTTACCCATCTGTCTAAATCTTCTAACAaaatcccccttccccacctctttaaATAGCTTCCTTGTAAACAAAATTCACAAATCCAGAATAATGTAATCAGTCCTGTTTCCTAAAAAGTAAACAGATTGCCTAGGTTACTCCGTTTTTAAATGTCTAGTTAGTAGCTGCATATTAGATTGTAGGAATACGGTCCTGCTCCTAATGAAGTcaaagggattttcaaaggctttcAATGGGAAAGTCTTCAATGGAAAGATTcaccttgacttcagtaggctatGGGTCAGGTCCTTAGGTTTGTAGTTGTATCGAACTTCCCAGCTAACAACAACTTACTTGTTTTGATAATTTCATGCAGCGTCAACATCCATAAAACCCCGATAGTCAGTAAAACAGAAATGCTAGGGCATATTAGAATAAAACCCAAAGTCAAAATATGGCCAAAGTAATTGCTAATTTAAATCAGTTCGTTTCAACAAGAGGGGAACAACTAAAATTTAAGAACAAAGCTCTTAgtaatttaaatacatttaaaacaaacacaaacaatgagccaaatcctgcaaggtgctgactgCTCTCAACTGCCATTGATTTTGGTGGGAGTTGAGAGTGCTTCGCTACTCCCAGGATTGGGTCTTATACTATTTCTGAACTAAACAAAAGCGAACACTTAAGTAATTGTGCACTTGGTGCTATCTGCAATATGCCTTTAATAGCTCCTAGTCAGAACGGTGCCATTTCATAGACCCTGGCAACATGGCATGACCAAGGCATTTTCAGCTAGGCAAAACAGGCTAGAGACAATTGTTTGTGCCATTTTATTGTTTACTTCTTGAAAACCACATACATTATAAAACAAGTCCTACATAGCCCTTGGAAATTACCCAGCAACATGCAGTTTTGAGCTGTTAGTCACTCTCATTGAGACGGCTTGTATTCTGTCTATGGAAAAGATTAAGATTGAGAAAAGTACAGGCTATAATTCCATATAAGATTCTAACAAACAAATTCACCAAATTTTGGTATACTGAGATGTTGAACATATTAACTTAGTAAGAAAAAAATAAGTGGAAAAAGTAGCATATAGTGGGTTCTTAAAGTTTTTCCATGATATATCAACCACAAAACATCAGTTTTTAGTATTCTTCTTGACGTTCAGATCACTGAAATTGCCATACTTGTAAAGGGTCAATAGTCTtagtttaacaacaacaaaatcaaaatCTCTGTTCTTTAGAGATTCAGTTGTAGAGTTTTGTAGGTCATAAAACTTAGgatacgtctatacccagccgctagttcggcggctggcaatcgaacttctgggttcgacttatcgcatcttgtctggacgcgataagtcgaacccggaagtgctcgctgtcgactgcggtactccagctcggcgagaggagtaccgcggagtcgacgggggagcctgcctgccgcgtgtggaccgaggtaagatcgaactaaggtacttcgaacttcagctacgttattcacgtagctgaagttgcgtaccttagttcgatttggggggttagtgtagaccaagccttagttgcAGAGAAATATACTTTTGACTTCATTGCCATCATACAAActcagttgaaatcagtggatttTTTTATATCTACTGAAGTCAGCAAGGTTGTATGGAGAGAAGAATTGgctcatggggccagattctcaggcgtcataaatcaacatagctctgtTGTAGCTCTACTGATTTatgccagttgaggatctgacccataatATTTAAAGGAGAGTGTAGTTCTTTAGGCATCCTCCAGATGTGTAAGGAAATGCTAATAGCCACACGAATATTCATAAATTTATCtacaaacaaaattaattatcTCAGTATTGTAAAACTTAAATTTTATATTTTCCCAATATTTACAAGTCTATGAACCAGCATAACCAAGTCTCATGGACATAGCAAATTGTGCTCTCTGTTAACAGTGATGGTCTTTCCGGGTCCTGTAAGCAAGGCCTCTTCCTAACCCAAAAAATTTTGGACaatatatgtgtatatacagaAATGACCATATTTCAATAAAGGATAAGAATAGAATTTTTATCATCCAAATGACTAATCAAAAAATTGTTgggtcatctttaaaaaaaaaaaaaagtctgtgtaATTCCTGGATTCTCTTTTGTATGTGTACACAGTGACACCTACTGGTAAAAGCAGAAAACAATGCTGTGATAGGCTCCCCTCAATAATTGCACATTGCTTGCTGTTTGTTATATTTCTATTCCTCTGTGGGAACAAACCTCTGAAGAGCCACCTACTTAATCCATTGCACAACAGTGTAATATCTGACATGTCTACACTGACTTTAGTCCACAGATACATTAGGCTATACCTTTCATAAGGCCAATCCCCTTGTCAAGCAATTCTATTATTTATGCATCTTTAATAATGATCCCTTCTGTTGCATAAATAGACTGTGACCCCCTAAACTGTAAATTTTTTTGTGATATCACTATTTCTTTACTAATGTGttagacacatacacattgctaGACGTGATATGGTATTTGTCTTTAAATAAAGTCTGGGATGCAGATGCTCAGTGAAAGCATTAAGCTGAGAATGTTCTAATGGTAGGGAAAATTGAAACCATAAGACTGAATTCAAAGGAAAGTATACCAATTTAAAGCTTACAGTACTTGTAAGCCTCTATTTATTTGAACCTCTTATCTCAAAGGGATCTGCAAAATTAGAAAAAGCAGAAATACTGCAAATGACAGTGGATCATTTGAAGATGCTCCAGGCAACAGGAGGTAAAGGTAAGGAGTtgactctctttttttttttctaatatttcgGGAAATCTTAGCAAACAGTCCTTTGACGAGCCACGATAGGCGATTCCAGATTAAAGAAGTGGAAATCAATGCTAATGTCAGGATTGAACTCGTGGGAAAGAACTGCTGGGACAAAAGAAGCACTTGACCCTGGGCTTGTTTGCTTTCATAACACTGTGGGAGTAAAGGCTTCATTCACAGGCAGCCCAGTCAGAGATTTGTTTGGGGTTTCCAAAGAGCACTGAAATCTGCACAGGGAGACAAAACAAATACACAAACATCCAAACATAAACAGGAGGTTTGTGGCAACAATTGTGCAGCACAAAACCAATGTTAAAACTCATTATAAAGCAGCTATACCAAAGGAAGTGGATCCAGAGGAACTTTCATTATTGTTTATATATTTTCTTTGTTCTGAAAGACTATTTTAAATTCAAGATTAGACTGTCTCATTCACCAGACCAAAATCTAATCTTGTTACATGCACCTCTGGGTATCAGACGATAGACAGATAATACATATTTAGACTCATACTTTTATGCAGGCAGTAACGCCTGGCAGGGTGTTCAGTTATTCCTCATTAGCTGGCACTGCGATGATGTTGAGGCTGGAAAGTAAGAAACGGGAAATGGCAATTTCCAACAATTTATAACTCACCCAAAATTAGATTAAGGTTGAGCTATGTTTTCACTGCATAGTTAACCCAGGTGATCTGCACCCAGATCTGAACTCCCAAACAGCCACGCGACAAAGCCCCTCCTgagttactgtgtcctcactggtgctaCCCAGCCCCATGTGTGTGCTAGGGGCACCGCCTATGGTTACCTGTGTTTCTTTTAGTAAGCCCTGAGTTGCTCTGAGTCTTACCttgtgaattgtgggagaacttgtctatTCTTCTTGGCACATGGGGAATTAGGGGAAGGCATCAGTacttgagtgatttagcctgCATATTTGCTGCGCAGTGGGTGGGTTACCAGCCCAAGTGAAAGCTTCACGTGGGTTTTAGCCTACAGCCACAGACAAGCCAACTAGCCCAGGTTGAAAGCACCACTAAACTAGGGGGCGGGGTGTTATGTGTGGACAAGAAAGGGTTCTGAGGCAACTTCAGTATAAAAGCCCAAGTTTACTCAGCAGTGAAGTCATACCCTTCATGGGATAATAAAAGGCCCTGAGGGCTGTCTTAAATACTCTGACTCGAATTGAGATATATAGTGAAAAACTACCCTGTTTTGAACTGAAAGTGACTGACAATGGGAGACCATGCGTTATAATGCTGAATGGATATTTTTGCCATAAGGCATTATTTCCCACTGGCGGCTGCTTTCAATCTGAAGGGCAATAGTTTTCTCAGTAAACAAAATACTGTAGGCTATAAATTGAGTTTGATGATAAACTCTTTGGGAAGGAGAATGTCatttcctctgtgttttaaaaagtGTCTACCATGTTTTGGGCACCTAATTAGATACctgtttaattctctccctcCATCCAATGTGCTATAGATTCAGCTATCATTTGCTGAAGTGCCTCAGAGCTCAGATGACCATAGCGCCTACATAGTGTGTCTTTAAGTGATTACAACATTTTATGTAAAGCATTTTTTATTGAAAACCTTTTCATGCAGAAGCAATGACAAGATGTTTTTAGTTTGCTGTTAAATAACACAACATGTCATGAAGCCTTTATGAATTTATTTAGCAGAGTTTGTAAAGACTGTCTCCAAACTGTCAAGCGGTTGATTTTAAGAACTATTTTATAAATGCCAATGTAGGGGAGAAAAGGCAGGATATTCTATACAAGCCCTTTAATCTTCAACCCATTCCTTTGTGCGTATGTgcgtgagacacacacacagactctggGTCAGTGTTACCATGGAAAAGCTTGCTGTGGAATTTCAGTTTCCCACAATACAAGATGAGAGGCATCATAAAGCTTTTTGAAGAACGTCAAACACTGATGGTCTTAATTTTTCTCCACTGTAATATTGAGTTGCAAGAACAACTGTAGCATATTACATTACCAGAGATAATCTCTCACACAATTTACAAagcaaactttcttcccatcaAATCTCAAACCATAAATAGGAGATACAGATATTTAGCCAGGATCGTGCTAGCTGACTCCTAGCTAAGATAGGCTAGGAAATCATCTGATACTCAATGCATCTTTTACCTTTCCTTTCAGGTTATTTTGATGCTCATGCACTGGCCATGGATTTCATGAGCATTGGATTCCGAGAATGTTTAACTGAAGTTGCAAGATATCTGAGCTCAGTGGAAGGTCTGGACACATCTGATCCGCTAAGAGTTAGACTTGTGTCTCATCTCAGCTCTTGTGCATCTCAAAGGGAAGCTGCTGCAATGACCTCATCCATGGCTCATCACCATCATCCCTTGCATCCTCACCACTGGACAGCAGCATTTCACCATCTCCCTGCCGCTTTACTGCAGCAGAATGGACTTCATTCCTCTG harbors:
- the HEY2 gene encoding hairy/enhancer-of-split related with YRPW motif protein 2 — protein: MKRPCEETTSDSDMDETIDVGSENNYSGQSSGSVIRSNSPTTTSQIMARKKRRGIIEKRRRDRINNSLSELRRLVPTAFEKQGSAKLEKAEILQMTVDHLKMLQATGGKGYFDAHALAMDFMSIGFRECLTEVARYLSSVEGLDTSDPLRVRLVSHLSSCASQREAAAMTSSMAHHHHPLHPHHWTAAFHHLPAALLQQNGLHSSDTTPCRLSTASEVPPHGSALLTATFAHADSALRVPSAGSVAPCVPPLSTSLLSLSATVHAAAAAAQSFPLSFAGAFPMFPPSAAAAVAAATAISPPLCVSAASSPQQTSSGGNSKPYRPWGTEVGAF